The window CGGATCCGTCCCGTCGGAACCCGGCCCAGCAGCGTGACATCGCCATTCGTGAATACCCAGTAATCGGTACCCGGGACAAGGAATTCGCCGCGCTCGGCGCCGCGCACCAGGATGCTGAACGGCTGCACACGGGTCTGTGTCAGAAACGAGGGCAGCGGATCGCGAAATGTCACCGACTCGTCGATAACGACGCCACCCGTCTGGCCATCACCCATGCGCGAGTTTGTATGCTGGTAAGTCAGATTGGAGGAAAATTTCCCAAGCCGGTTGTCGCGGGTGAAGGAGAAATCGGCCGTCGCGCCCCACTCGGTGATGTCGCCGACTTCGTTTGCATTTCGTCGAAGGGCATAGGCTCCGAAGTTGCTGACGAGGAAATCCTCCCATTCGTGGGTCAATCCCACATCTCCCCGATAGGTATCGGTCTCAAGTCGTCCGTATGACTCCTTCAGATACTGCGCGCGATAGGTGGAGTAAAGGGATTCGGTATGCTGTAGTCGAAGGTTCTCCGACACCTCGAACGAATCCCGCTGCAGATCGCCGGCCTCGTCCTCCATACGAATCAACGACTCGATCCGGCTGCGATTGTCACGTCCGAAATGGATCGTGTCAGTCAGGGCGAGGTAGTTTCGCGTCGTGTTGAACGTGTTCCGCGTGCCGGAATACTGCTCGTTGCGACGCTCGTACTCATACTCCACATTCAAGGTGTGGGCGTCGGATTGATTCCAGGTCGCTTCATAACGCAGTGTATCTTCGCCGCGCTCCTCGTCGTCATACAGGCCGCGCGATCGACTCGTGACGTCGTCGAACAAATGCTCATAGGTGAGCGACATCGGCAGCTTCGGATCATTCAGGTACACGCCGCCGCCGTAGCGTTCACGGCGTCGATCCAGGCTCGGAAGGAACGGCCGCGGCACGCGATCGTTCAACTGCGAGGCAAAGGCCGACGCAGACACCTTGCCGGCCGGAAATAGCTGCATGCTCAGGTCATATTCAAATAACTCGCCGTCCGGACTTCGATGCAGATCGATCCCCGGCCGCGATTCCCAGAATTCCTCCTGCGAAAGCCCGAAGCGCATCATCGCATCGTAGAGCAGGACTTTTTCATCGATGAGGCTGCCGGATGCATCAAGTCCGACCGATTCCAGAATTGAGTACCGCTTGTTCTTCTGGGCAAAGCGCGGCCGGAACGCGTTGTACGCGTCCGTGCGTACGGTTCGACGCTCAGCGACGCTGTCCAGGCCGAGCGACATATTCAGTTCATCAAGGCTCATCGGCCCGCGCGGGCTGGTCGAAGAACGCGATCGGCGGCGTAAGCCCGGCCGATTGATTCGATCGGTCGAACCCTCATCGCGCTCGTCAGACGAATCGGCGCCGTTCTGTGTCGGATCAGGCTCCGATCCGTCGGCACCGCCATTCTCCGAGCCCGATTCGGCGGATGACAGGTCGTCCTCGGCGGGCGGCGAGTTCTCAGCGCGCGTTCCTTCGTTCTCTGCATTTCGCGTCGGAGTAGACGCCGGTTGATCGCCAAGCCCGGTGGATACTCCGAGGAGGCTCGTGACCGCGATCATGATGACGAGCCGATGGAGCACCGCGCCGTCCGTGAATATCAATCAGAGGGTCGAAGTGACAAGCACGCGACAGGCTATTTATACCGACGAAGCCTGTCCAGCGAGAATATCCGCACGAGTCGCATTTTGGAATGCAGTGAGTATACTTCCGCACTACCCGCGAAAAAATATGCGGGTATTCTCACGGTCTGGTCGACGCCCGCACCGGGGCCCGCACATGAATAAGAACTCGCGACATCCGTTCAATACCATGCTGCTGCTTTGCGGCGCATCCCTTCTCATTATCGGCGTGACGATCTCCTGCGGCGACAAAGATACCGCACCCATCGAGAACAGCGATTCGACCTCCGCCGGCAGCAAGCTCGGCGGCGTCTCTGAGACAGAGGTCCTCTACTCAGCCGGGCTGGTCGGCAGTCGACACGATTTCACCCAGCAAGGCGATCGATCGCTCGATCTCTGCACACCCTGCCACACACCGCACCTCCCCCTGCCGCGCGGCGCCGGCGTCGGCGAGGAAGACCGAGGTCGCCTGGTCTCCTATCAGGCCGATGGCGTCGAGCTTGATGGAGCGTCGCTGCTGTGCCTGAGTTGCCACGATGGGGTCATCGCCAGCGACGTCTATACCGCCTCCCATGCGACCACATTCGCCGCCCAATTCGGAACTTCGCGACTCGGCACCGCTTTGCTCGCGGGGCATCCGATCGGCGTGAAGTACCCGGCAACCGAATCGACCTATCGAGCACCGGCCGCCGTCACGGCCGACGGACGTATCAAGTTGCCCGACGGAAGGGTTCAGTGCATTTCGTGTCACGATCCGCACAACACCGGACGACATGAGGGCATGCTGGTGAAGTCCAACAGCGGCAGCCGACTGTGTCTCGCCTGCCATCGCCTGTAGAAAACGAATCCTTCAAGTGACACCAAGCACTGTGAGGCGAGGATTGATTAGTTCGTCAGGAGCGCAGGGCATCGGCCGACGCGCCTGCATTGCAGGCGCCCTGCTCGTTGCCGCGCCCATGCTCCTGGCCATTCTCAACTGCCGCGAAGACGCGCAGCGCGTGACGCAGCGCCACGGTTCACACGACACCGCGCCGCACGGCGGCGGCCCCGTCATCGCTTACGGAAATCTCGTCGTCGCGGAACGCCCGAGCGAAACATCCATCGCGCTGTCGGAATTCTTCTTCGGAACCACGCCCGAAACTCCGCTCGGACTCATCAAACCCGTGGCCATGGCACAGGTCGACGGAGCGATCTGGATCTGCGATTCCGCCCTGCGGACAATCTTCCGGTACGAGCCGCACTCCGGAAGATTCAAACCGTTCGATTTCGGCGAGCTTGTTTCGCGGCCGGTCTCCATCGCATCAACCGAAAACGGACAACTGCTGATTACCGACGCCGGCGCAAAGGCGGTCATTCGATTCGACACCCGCGGCCGGGAAGTCGCTCGATATGCACTTCAGTCGGATTCGTTTAGTCCAGCCGCCTCGGTCGAGGTCGGCGATGCCGTCTGGGTCAGCAACACCGCAGCACACCGGCTCGAGGTTTTCAATGCAAAGACGGCACAGCACGTCCGGTCGATAGGGCATCGCGGCTCCGGTCGCGGCCAATTTGGCTCACCGCTTGGCATGGCACGAACACCGCGAGGCACCGTGCTCGTCGTCGACATGCTCAATGACCGAGTGCAGGAACTCGACGCCGACGGCTCCTGGCGGCGATACATCGGACGGCCCGGCGACCGGGTCGGCTGCTTCGGGCGGCCGAAGGATGTGGCAGTCGGACCGGACGGCACCATTTTCATCACCGATGCCGCATCGCAACGGGTTCATGCATTCGACGAAGCCGGCGGCGCTATGGCCGCGTTTGGCGGCGCTTCCGATCCGGTCACATCGATGAAAAGTTCGGGCCGAAAAGATCGAACGGCTCCCGCGCTGAGCGTGCCGAACGGGCTACTGATCTCCGACGACCCGACGCTCCTCGCGAATCTCGAGGAGAGTCCCCGCAAACCGAAATATGTCGTGCTGGTCGCCGAGCAAATTCGCCGTCCCGGAATTCGTGCCTTCGGCTGGCGCGGATTCGCCGATCGCGCCGCGGATGCCGGCGCATCGCGTCAAAGGTCGACAACATCGCTCGTGCAGGCGACCGTCGAAAATCCGCACTGGTCCGCCACCCGCTGCGACACATGTCATACGATGACCGGCCCGCAGGCCGCGCCCATTCCAGTCGCCGACGTGGATGCAGGCTGCATTAAATGCCACGACGGCATACACGCGGTGGCCGAGGCCCATCCCGTTGGCCGCCCCGGAACGACGAACAACACAACCGTCCCGCAGGACTGGCCGTTGAATGAGGGCCGACTCGGCTGCCTCACCTGCCATGACGTCCGGCGTCATTGCGATGTCACATCGACCCGGCCCGCGCGAAACTCGGCGATGCTGAGAGGTTCAGGACTTGAGGGTTCCGTGAAGTTCTGCCTCCAGTGCCACGGCGACGCCGAGGCATGGCGGATCAGCCCGCATCAACAGCTTGTCGCCAATGGCGTCGTTCGCGAAGAATCGTGTGCCTACTGCCACGCCGCAACGCCGACGCGACCCGCCGATGGTCATCGTACCGGCCAACCGCAGCTACGAGCCGCCGGATCATCAATCTGCCTCGGCTGTCATTCCAAACACTGGGATTATTTTCCCGGCGGCCACCTCGGCCAGGCGGTCACCGGCAGGATTGCCGAACGACTGCTCGCCGCCCGCGCGGAATCCGCCATCGATTCATCGAGCTCCGATTCGGCTTCAACCCCGCCGGGTGCGGCATATCCGCTTGATGAAGGCCGAGTCGCCTGCTACACCTGCCACAATCCTCATCAACGCGGCCTCTTCGCCGACAACACGCCGTTGGGCCATCAAGCGTCGCTGGAGGCGGATGCAGCCTTCCTGCTGCGCGACGACCGCCAGGACCTGTGTCGAAACTGCCACGGCAAGTAGCGCGGCGACATGATGTTCGCGCCGGCTGTTCGCCACCGAAACACTGCTCCCGCGTGAGACAGCCGGCATCGCATCGTTGTGTGAAGGGTTGTCGGTCTATGGGATGGATTCGAGGGTTGTACCTGCATTCGAAGCAGGAATGGTCGCGGCCAGACGCCTTTGGCAGATGTGCGAGCGATCAAGTCGCGCCGGCGCGGCGCATTTTGACTTCGCGTCCGGTATTATTGCATAATACAAGCTCGTTACATCCCCATCCGATCGTCCGAATACAGTCGATTTCGAGTCCGCCCCGAGGATGTTTCAGCCGAGACATCGGCGGCTCGATGGAAGTCAGATACGGCGCGGCAACGCCATGCCGCCTTCCCGGGCTGCACCACCCCGCGCACGGGCCGCACAATCAGGCACCCAAGTGACCTGCACCGCGCGACGGGGGAATGTGGAACCGGAATGTCTTGTCTGTGGGAGGGATGACCGTCGTGCATTGCAAGAAAATGCTGTTCGGTGTCGTACTGATTCTGGCCTGGTGCAATTCCCTTGTCGCCTCCGGAGTCGACACCGCGTCCATCACGACGCCGGAACCGGCGGACGCCACAAGCGCGCCCGCAGCATCGAAGGGCAGTGGCAAGCCGCAGGTCGAGGTCTTTATCCCTTCCGTCACCACGCTGTCACAGGCCGCCAGCAAGTCGAAGACCGCTCGCCTCGTCGATGCGCTGAACGGCATGTTCCCCGTTCCGCAGAACGAGACCGGAGAGGGCGTCGATCTCTCCTCCCTGATCGAACTGTTTGACAGAATTGCAGCATGGCCCGATACGGCCATCACAATCGCTGTGTTCCCACAGGATCGTGACGGCCGTCCTCGATGGCTGATTCGCGTTGATTGGCCTGTCGATGATCTGGCCCAGCGCGTTCGGGAATTGCTCGCCGACGAAGTAGCCAAAGAGCTGTTCAAAGGCATCGAGTTGAAGCCCGCAGAAAATCCGGCTGACGGATATCGACTCGAAACCCCCGACATGGTGCTGGCCGAATTGAAGCCGACGGGAAGCGGAGCGATGCTCGCCTCCGAAGCCCCGGTTGAACTCTCCGAAGATGTGTTCGGGGAATCGGCCGTGCGCAACAATCCGAAGAAGCGGCCGTTCCTGGTCTATTGCAGTCTGAATCTCGACGCCGGCACCGAAGAGGAGCGCGGGTCGTCCTTGTTCTCCGGCATGGTGGGCGTCAACGCTGTGCAATACGTCGTATCGCTCAACAAGCGCGGCGAATGGAACGAGCAGTTCGGAGTCACCTGGAATCCACTGCTGGGCGCAGCCCTCAAGCTGGTGTTTCAAAAAGTGAAGGAACCGTTCGATTGTCCGACCGACGCCTATGCCACGGCTGTCGTGCACGTCGGAGTCGGCGAGGGTGTTGCCGACATGCTCTCCGGTTTGCCCGCCGATACCATCGCTGATCTCGCGGATTCAGAGGTGATGTTCGCCGTGGTCCCCGGCAGCGGATTCCTGCCGGTGCCGGATCTGTTCTATGTGCTCCGCACAAAGCAAGCTGACTTGATCGAAGACGAAATCCGGCAGGCCATCAAGAAGGAAAACCGGGAGCGGGCGGACGACGATCAGCCGCCGCGATGGCGTGAAGAAAAAATAGGCGGAAAGGCCGTGTTCTGGCGGGATCCGGCGGCCGACGGCATCTATGGCCTGACGCCGATGACTTTTCGATCGGTCGTTTTTGTCGACCGGCCTCCATCCGACGATCCGGATTCAACGGGATCACAGGTCGCACGTCTTGTCATCTGCAATACGTCAACGTGGGCTGACGACGCGGTCATGCGATGGAACGCCGTCAAGAAGGACACCATCAGGCTCCCCTCGTCGAAGTCCGACCACTGGCAGGCCCGAATCAACTGGTCTCGTGCCTACGAGCTGGCACAGCCATACCTCAGTGTCCTCGCGGGCTTCGCCGATGGCGCATCAATGCCGCCCGACGCTTCGGCCATCAGCGACGCGATGTCTGATTCCGACATTCGCGTCGAAGTCAGCTTCGGTGGCATTCGCGCTCGGCACACAGGCCCCATTCCAATCGGCGCAATCTATGTTCCAATTGTCACCGGTGCGGCACTGGCGGCGTCGGCCAGCCCATCGAGCGAAATTGCCAGAGAGCAGACTGCCTGCCGAAACCTGCGCGTGCTGCACTACCACGCCAAGCTGTTCAATCGTGACTACGGACGCTGGCCCGCCAACGTCGCGGAGCTGGACGGCTATGTGGATTTCGCCTCGAACCCGAACCTGCTCTATCTGAGCCGGCGCGGACGGTCGTTTGGCGAGGCTCTGACCAGCGCCCTGTTCTCGAAGAGCCGCGGTGCAAAAGAGCCTGCTGACGACGCCGAAGAAAAAGCGGTCGACGACTCGCTCTACGTCATTCGGTGGTCTGCCGACGACAGCGAATGGCAACTGAAATTCCGCGACGACGAGTTCAACAGCTTCAAGACGATCTACATCGATGCGGCCGGAACGATCCATCGCGTACCGAAGGACCCGCCCGCCTCGGCGACCGAAACAAAGTCGGATATAAGTGCCACGCCGACGGCAGCAACGCGGGACGCCGCGCCGGAGCCCCCGGCCAGCGACGC is drawn from Phycisphaerae bacterium and contains these coding sequences:
- a CDS encoding cytochrome c3 family protein, with product MNKNSRHPFNTMLLLCGASLLIIGVTISCGDKDTAPIENSDSTSAGSKLGGVSETEVLYSAGLVGSRHDFTQQGDRSLDLCTPCHTPHLPLPRGAGVGEEDRGRLVSYQADGVELDGASLLCLSCHDGVIASDVYTASHATTFAAQFGTSRLGTALLAGHPIGVKYPATESTYRAPAAVTADGRIKLPDGRVQCISCHDPHNTGRHEGMLVKSNSGSRLCLACHRL